The following proteins are encoded in a genomic region of Lemur catta isolate mLemCat1 chromosome 10, mLemCat1.pri, whole genome shotgun sequence:
- the ZNF79 gene encoding zinc finger protein 79 isoform X3, whose amino-acid sequence MAAGLLTAGPQEGWRHLVPTPRDRFKEGIPKKSRNLVLLGLPVSQSGVNSQLEQREGPWMLEREDLRSSCPDWKIIPESPPEQASSEESSQDTNVEMALGESDHRINELAKSFNLRPVLSPQQGVATEVRLHRCATHTESFKKNSKIIDPHRVKPYTCNECGKAFSYCSSLSQHQKSHTGEKPYECNECGKAFSQSSSLIQHQRIHTGEKPYKCSECGRAFSQNANLTKHQRTHTGEKPYKCSECDKAFSDCSALVQHQRIHTGEKPYECSDCGKAFRHSANLTNHQRTHTGEKPYKCSECGKAFSYCAAFIQHQRIHTGEKPYKCNACGKAFSQSANLTNHQRTHTGEKPYKCSECGKAFSQSTNLIIHQKTHTGEKPYKCNECGKFFSESSALIRHHIIHTGEKPYECSECGKAFNQSSSLSQHQRIHTGMKPYECSECGKAFRCSSAFIRHQRLHAGE is encoded by the exons ATGGCTGCTGGTCTTCTCACAGCTGGGCCCCAG GAGGGGTGGAGGCACCTGGTCCCCACTCCAAGGGACAGGTTCAAGGAGGGGATACCAAAAAAGTCCAGGAACCTGGTGCTACTGG GACTTCCAGTTTCCCAGTCTGGCGTGAACTCCCAGTTGGAACAAAGGGAAGGCCCATGGATGTTGGAGAGAGAAGACCTACGAAGTTCCTGTCCAG ACTGGAAGATTATACCTGAATCACCACCAGAGCAAGCCAGTTCTGAAGAATCATCCCAAGACACAAATGTAGAGATGGCCCTTGGGGAGTCAGACCACAGGATCAATGAACTTGCGAAGAGCTTCAATCTGAGACCAGTCCTCTCTCCACAACAGGGAGTTGCGACAGAAGTGAGACTTCACAGATGTGCAACACATACCGAGAGCttcaaaaaaaattccaaaataatagaCCCTCACAGAGTGAAACCGTACacatgtaatgaatgtggcaaagccttcagTTACTGTTCTTCCCTTTCTCAGCACCAGAAGAgccacactggggagaagccctACGAGTGCaatgaatgtgggaaggccttcagcCAGAGCTCCTCTCTCATTCAGCACCAGAGAATTCACACGggagagaaaccttataaatgcagtgaatgtgggagaGCCTTCAGCCAGAACGCGAACCTCACAAAACACCAGCGAACTCATACCGGAGAAAAGCCCTACAAATGTAGTGAGTGTGATAAAGCCTTCAGTGACTGTTCAGCCCTCGTTCAGCATCAAAGAATTCATACCGGGGAGAAGCCCTATGAATGCAGTGACTGTGGGAAGGCCTTCCGTCATAGTGCAAATCTTACAAACCACCAGAGGactcacactggggagaagccctACAAATGTAGTgagtgtgggaaggccttcagtTACTGTGCAGCGTTCATTCAGCACCAGAGAATTCACACAGgggagaaaccctacaaatgtaatgCGTGTGGGAAGGCCTTCAGCCAGAGTGCAAACCTCACAAACCATCAGAGGAcgcacactggagagaaaccctacaagtgCAGTgagtgtgggaaggccttcagCCAAAGCACAAATCTTATAATCCACCAAAAgacccacactggggagaagccatataaatgtaatgaatgtgggaaattctTCAGTGAGAGCTCAGCCCTTATTCGACATCATAtaattcacactggagaaaaaccttacGAGTGTAGTGAGTGTGGAAAAGCGTTTAACCAGAGTTCATCCCTTagtcaacatcagagaattcacactggcatgaaaccctatgaatgcagtgagtgtgggaaggccttcagGTGTAGCTCAGCTTTCATTAGACATCAGAGACTCCATGCTGGAGAGTAA
- the ZNF79 gene encoding zinc finger protein 79 isoform X1, with the protein MPRWFLSLPLVPPTSDTALPQEESTGEEGMAAGLLTAGPQEGWRHLVPTPRDRFKEGIPKKSRNLVLLGLPVSQSGVNSQLEQREGPWMLEREDLRSSCPDWKIIPESPPEQASSEESSQDTNVEMALGESDHRINELAKSFNLRPVLSPQQGVATEVRLHRCATHTESFKKNSKIIDPHRVKPYTCNECGKAFSYCSSLSQHQKSHTGEKPYECNECGKAFSQSSSLIQHQRIHTGEKPYKCSECGRAFSQNANLTKHQRTHTGEKPYKCSECDKAFSDCSALVQHQRIHTGEKPYECSDCGKAFRHSANLTNHQRTHTGEKPYKCSECGKAFSYCAAFIQHQRIHTGEKPYKCNACGKAFSQSANLTNHQRTHTGEKPYKCSECGKAFSQSTNLIIHQKTHTGEKPYKCNECGKFFSESSALIRHHIIHTGEKPYECSECGKAFNQSSSLSQHQRIHTGMKPYECSECGKAFRCSSAFIRHQRLHAGE; encoded by the exons ATGCCTCGttggtttctttctcttcctctagtACCACCTACTTCAGATACTGCCCTTCCCCAAGAGGAAAGCACAGGAGAGGAAGGAATGGCTGCTGGTCTTCTCACAGCTGGGCCCCAG GAGGGGTGGAGGCACCTGGTCCCCACTCCAAGGGACAGGTTCAAGGAGGGGATACCAAAAAAGTCCAGGAACCTGGTGCTACTGG GACTTCCAGTTTCCCAGTCTGGCGTGAACTCCCAGTTGGAACAAAGGGAAGGCCCATGGATGTTGGAGAGAGAAGACCTACGAAGTTCCTGTCCAG ACTGGAAGATTATACCTGAATCACCACCAGAGCAAGCCAGTTCTGAAGAATCATCCCAAGACACAAATGTAGAGATGGCCCTTGGGGAGTCAGACCACAGGATCAATGAACTTGCGAAGAGCTTCAATCTGAGACCAGTCCTCTCTCCACAACAGGGAGTTGCGACAGAAGTGAGACTTCACAGATGTGCAACACATACCGAGAGCttcaaaaaaaattccaaaataatagaCCCTCACAGAGTGAAACCGTACacatgtaatgaatgtggcaaagccttcagTTACTGTTCTTCCCTTTCTCAGCACCAGAAGAgccacactggggagaagccctACGAGTGCaatgaatgtgggaaggccttcagcCAGAGCTCCTCTCTCATTCAGCACCAGAGAATTCACACGggagagaaaccttataaatgcagtgaatgtgggagaGCCTTCAGCCAGAACGCGAACCTCACAAAACACCAGCGAACTCATACCGGAGAAAAGCCCTACAAATGTAGTGAGTGTGATAAAGCCTTCAGTGACTGTTCAGCCCTCGTTCAGCATCAAAGAATTCATACCGGGGAGAAGCCCTATGAATGCAGTGACTGTGGGAAGGCCTTCCGTCATAGTGCAAATCTTACAAACCACCAGAGGactcacactggggagaagccctACAAATGTAGTgagtgtgggaaggccttcagtTACTGTGCAGCGTTCATTCAGCACCAGAGAATTCACACAGgggagaaaccctacaaatgtaatgCGTGTGGGAAGGCCTTCAGCCAGAGTGCAAACCTCACAAACCATCAGAGGAcgcacactggagagaaaccctacaagtgCAGTgagtgtgggaaggccttcagCCAAAGCACAAATCTTATAATCCACCAAAAgacccacactggggagaagccatataaatgtaatgaatgtgggaaattctTCAGTGAGAGCTCAGCCCTTATTCGACATCATAtaattcacactggagaaaaaccttacGAGTGTAGTGAGTGTGGAAAAGCGTTTAACCAGAGTTCATCCCTTagtcaacatcagagaattcacactggcatgaaaccctatgaatgcagtgagtgtgggaaggccttcagGTGTAGCTCAGCTTTCATTAGACATCAGAGACTCCATGCTGGAGAGTAA
- the RPL12 gene encoding 60S ribosomal protein L12, translating to MPPKFDPNEIKVVYLRCTGGEVGATSALAPKIGPLGLSPKKVGDDIAKATGDWKGLRITVKLTIQNRQAQIEVVPSASALIIKALKEPPRDRKKQKNIKHNGNITFDEIVNIARQMRHRSLARELSGTIKEILGTAQSVGCNVDGRHPHDIIDDINSGAVECPAS from the exons ATGCCGCCTAAGTTCGACCCCAACGAGATCAAAGTCG TGTACCTGAGGTGCACCGGTGGCGAAGTCGGTGCCACGTCTGCCCTGGCCCCCAAGATCGGCCCCCTGGGTCTG TCTCCAAAAAAGGTTGGTGATGACATCGCCAAGGCAACCGGTGACTGGAAGGGTCTGAGGATTACAGTGAAACTAACTATTCAAAACAGACAGGCCCAG ATTGAAGTGGtaccttctgcctctgccctgaTCATCAAAGCCCTCAAGGAACCaccaagagacagaaagaaacagaaaaaca ttaaacACAACGGAAATATCACTTTTGATGAGATTGTCAACATTGCCAGACAGATGCGGCACCGATCTTTAGCCAGAGAACTCTCTG GAACCATTAAAGAGATCCTGGGGACTGCCCAGTCTGTGGGCTGCAATGTTGATGGCCGCCACCCACATGACATCATAGATGACATCAACAGTGGTGCAGTGGAATGCCCAGCT AGTTAA
- the ZNF79 gene encoding zinc finger protein 79 isoform X2 — protein MLEEGVPPTSDTALPQEESTGEEGMAAGLLTAGPQEGWRHLVPTPRDRFKEGIPKKSRNLVLLGLPVSQSGVNSQLEQREGPWMLEREDLRSSCPDWKIIPESPPEQASSEESSQDTNVEMALGESDHRINELAKSFNLRPVLSPQQGVATEVRLHRCATHTESFKKNSKIIDPHRVKPYTCNECGKAFSYCSSLSQHQKSHTGEKPYECNECGKAFSQSSSLIQHQRIHTGEKPYKCSECGRAFSQNANLTKHQRTHTGEKPYKCSECDKAFSDCSALVQHQRIHTGEKPYECSDCGKAFRHSANLTNHQRTHTGEKPYKCSECGKAFSYCAAFIQHQRIHTGEKPYKCNACGKAFSQSANLTNHQRTHTGEKPYKCSECGKAFSQSTNLIIHQKTHTGEKPYKCNECGKFFSESSALIRHHIIHTGEKPYECSECGKAFNQSSSLSQHQRIHTGMKPYECSECGKAFRCSSAFIRHQRLHAGE, from the exons ATGCTggaggaaggag tACCACCTACTTCAGATACTGCCCTTCCCCAAGAGGAAAGCACAGGAGAGGAAGGAATGGCTGCTGGTCTTCTCACAGCTGGGCCCCAG GAGGGGTGGAGGCACCTGGTCCCCACTCCAAGGGACAGGTTCAAGGAGGGGATACCAAAAAAGTCCAGGAACCTGGTGCTACTGG GACTTCCAGTTTCCCAGTCTGGCGTGAACTCCCAGTTGGAACAAAGGGAAGGCCCATGGATGTTGGAGAGAGAAGACCTACGAAGTTCCTGTCCAG ACTGGAAGATTATACCTGAATCACCACCAGAGCAAGCCAGTTCTGAAGAATCATCCCAAGACACAAATGTAGAGATGGCCCTTGGGGAGTCAGACCACAGGATCAATGAACTTGCGAAGAGCTTCAATCTGAGACCAGTCCTCTCTCCACAACAGGGAGTTGCGACAGAAGTGAGACTTCACAGATGTGCAACACATACCGAGAGCttcaaaaaaaattccaaaataatagaCCCTCACAGAGTGAAACCGTACacatgtaatgaatgtggcaaagccttcagTTACTGTTCTTCCCTTTCTCAGCACCAGAAGAgccacactggggagaagccctACGAGTGCaatgaatgtgggaaggccttcagcCAGAGCTCCTCTCTCATTCAGCACCAGAGAATTCACACGggagagaaaccttataaatgcagtgaatgtgggagaGCCTTCAGCCAGAACGCGAACCTCACAAAACACCAGCGAACTCATACCGGAGAAAAGCCCTACAAATGTAGTGAGTGTGATAAAGCCTTCAGTGACTGTTCAGCCCTCGTTCAGCATCAAAGAATTCATACCGGGGAGAAGCCCTATGAATGCAGTGACTGTGGGAAGGCCTTCCGTCATAGTGCAAATCTTACAAACCACCAGAGGactcacactggggagaagccctACAAATGTAGTgagtgtgggaaggccttcagtTACTGTGCAGCGTTCATTCAGCACCAGAGAATTCACACAGgggagaaaccctacaaatgtaatgCGTGTGGGAAGGCCTTCAGCCAGAGTGCAAACCTCACAAACCATCAGAGGAcgcacactggagagaaaccctacaagtgCAGTgagtgtgggaaggccttcagCCAAAGCACAAATCTTATAATCCACCAAAAgacccacactggggagaagccatataaatgtaatgaatgtgggaaattctTCAGTGAGAGCTCAGCCCTTATTCGACATCATAtaattcacactggagaaaaaccttacGAGTGTAGTGAGTGTGGAAAAGCGTTTAACCAGAGTTCATCCCTTagtcaacatcagagaattcacactggcatgaaaccctatgaatgcagtgagtgtgggaaggccttcagGTGTAGCTCAGCTTTCATTAGACATCAGAGACTCCATGCTGGAGAGTAA